The following proteins are co-located in the Malus sylvestris chromosome 13, drMalSylv7.2, whole genome shotgun sequence genome:
- the LOC126594918 gene encoding peroxidase 11-like, with product MAPSLGSRPFVVQLLLLVFSVLSTGLRAGDPPLTLDYYKSACPTVFDIVKKEMECAVLSDPRNAALVVRLHFHDCFVQGCDGSVLLEDTIDLTGEKNALPNIHSLKGFRIVDRIKNQLESECPGIVSCADLLTIAARDAVILVGGPYWDVPLGRKDSVTASPELADANIPTPNEGLLKIISKFLYQGLSVTDMVALSGAHTIGMARCENVRERIYSGEFEATSGFNPSSESHLSNLRSTCPPVGGDNNVTAMDYVTPELFDNSFYQLLLKGEGVLNSDQEMYSSLLGIETGEIVKKYAADPIAFFEQFSESMVKLGNIPNDESFENGEVRKNCRFVNT from the exons ATGGCTCCTTCCCTTGGCTCCCGACCCTTCGTTGTGCAACTTTTGCTGCTAGTTTTCTCCGTTTTGAGCACCGGCTTGCGCGCAGGTGACCCTCCGTTAACTTTGGACTACTACAAATCTGCATGTCCGACTGTGTTTGACATTGTGAAGAAAGAAATGGAATGTGCTGTGCTCTCTGATCCTCGTAACGCTGCCTTGGTAGTTCGGTTGCATTTCCACGACTGTTTTGTTCAG GGATGTGATGGATCGGTTTTGCTAGAGGACACAATCGACCTGACAGGGGAGAAGAACGCTTTGCCCAACATACACTCTTTAAAAGGTTTCAGAATTGTTGACAGAATCAAGAACCAGCTCGAATCAGAATGCCCAGGAATCGTTTCATGCGCTGATCTTCTCACTATTGCTGCAAGAGATGCTGTGATTTTG GTTGGTGGACCTTATTGGGATGTTCCTCTAGGAAGAAAAGATTCCGTAACTGCTAGCCCTGAACTTGCAGATGCTAACATTCCTACTCCAAATGAAGGCCTTCTGAAAATCATCTCCAAATTTCTTTACCAAGGCTTATCAGTCACAGATATGGTGGCTCTTTCAG GAGCTCACACAATCGGCATGGCGCGGTGTGAGAACGTAAGAGAAAGGATTTATAGTGGCGAATTCGAAGCAACTTCAGGATTCAATCCGTCGTCCGAGTCGCACCTCAGCAACCTGAGATCGACGTGCCCACCAGTTGGCGGGGACAATAACGTAACCGCCATGGATTACGTGACTCCCGAACTCTTTGATAATTCTTTCTATCAACTGCTGCTGAAAGGGGAGGGAGTGCTAAACTCAGATCAGGAAATGTACTCTAGTTTGTTGGGGATCGAAACGGGGGAGATTGTGAAGAAGTATGCAGCTGATCCAATTGCTTTCTTCGAGCAGTTTTCGGAGTCGATGGTGAAGTTGGGAAATATTCCTAACGATGAAAGCTTTGAGAATGGAGAAGTGAGAAAAAATTGCAGGTTTGTCAACACTTGA
- the LOC126594920 gene encoding uncharacterized protein LOC126594920: MEDVLTEIPPPSRFFQEDLNSFTPPSPPLPSPFLLFSQNPDGAAAEFPIRPSLLILALSSPSLHLFHSVSSKSLIGTLILPETPFSGNSIDPSLTDKSCNIYSLPNPQNPESPTLLVSFQCPIAAERCHAVAKLLTSHQIVPQRILILDSVQTLNFRGKLSKDEAAAFKLETTEERKAPSLKLEYFPSGSVVDGLGAALLAACEIKNIRAALCVTWPQFGAPVLSLIGSHIFRAFDLELSIDSDCKDYVILGQDKDHHHPFDSDLYT, from the coding sequence ATGGAAGATGTACTGACTGAGATTCCGCCACCATCGAGGTTCTTCCAGGAAGATCTCAACAGCTTCACACCTCCGTCGCCGCCCCTTCCCTCTCCCTTCCTCCTATTCTCTCAAAACCCTGACGGAGCGGCTGCAGAGTTCCCTATCCGCCCCTCTCTCCTCATCCTCGCCCTATCCTCCCCATCCCTTCACCTCTTCCACAGCGTCTCCTCCAAATCCCTAATCGGAACCCTAATCCTCCCGGAAACCCCCTTCTCCGGCAACTCAATCGACCCCTCTCTCACAGACAAGTCCTGCAACATCTACTCCCTCCCGAACCCCCAAAACCCTGAATCCCCAACCCTTCTCGTCTCCTTCCAGTGCCCAATCGCCGCCGAGAGATGCCACGCCGTGGCCAAGCTGCTCACTTCTCATCAGATCGTCCCCCAGAGGATCCTGATTCTCGACTCGGTCCAGACCCTGAATTTCCGCGGCAAGCTCTCGAAGGACGAGGCGGCGGCGTTCAAGCTGGAGACCACCGAGGAAAGAAAGGCGCCGTCTTTGAAGCTGGAGTATTTCCCGTCGGGCAGCGTCGTGGATGGGCTGGGCGCGGCGCTGTTGGCGGCGTGCGAAATCAAGAACATCAGGGCGGCGCTCTGCGTGACGTGGCCGCAATTCGGAGCTCCGGTGCTGTCCCTGATCGGGTCCCACATCTTCCGTGCCTTTGATTTGGAACTGAGCATTGATTCTGATTGCAAGGATTATGTGATTCTAGGGCAAGATAAGGATCACCATCATCCTTTTGATTCTGATTTGTATACTTGA
- the LOC126594919 gene encoding ceramide synthase 1 LOH3-like: MVLTEYLRTIDWEEEAYPAYEDFVILPLFVLYFPTVRFFLDRFVFEKLGRRFIFGKGLQKQDVKTYEQRKKIRKFKESAWKCIYFLSAEFLALLVTYDEPWFTNTKYFWVGPGDQVWPDQKMKLKLKGVYMYGAGFYTYSIFALIFWETRRSDFGVSMSHHVASVILIVLSYIFRFARVGSVVLALHDANDVFLEVGKMSKYSGAERTASVAFILFVLSWIILRLVYYPFWILWSTSYEVLLTLDMDKHSIDGPIYYYVFNTLLYSLLVIHIFWWVLMYRMLVKQIQARGELSDDVRSDSEGEEDDHED; the protein is encoded by the exons ATGGTTTTGACGGAATACTTGAGGACAATCGATTGGGAGGAAGAAGCCTACCCAGCATATGAAGATTTCGTAATTCTTCCTCTGTTCGTCCTCTACTTCCCAACTGTCCGATTTTTTCTGGATAGATTCGTCTTTGAG AAATTGGGGAGGCGGTTCATTTTTGGAAAGGGCCTTCAGAAACAGGATGTAAAAACTTATGAACAAAGGAAGAAGATTAGAAAATTCAAGGAGTCAGCATGGAAATGCATATATTTTCTTTCAGCAGAGTTTCTAGCCCTTCTTGTAACTTATGATGAGCCTTGGTTTACGAATACAAAATACTTTTGGGTAGGACCGGGAGACCAGGTCTGGCCTGACCAGAAAATGAA GTTGAAATTGAAGGGGGTTTATATGTATGGTGCTGGATTTTACACATACTCCATATTTGCTTTGATTTTCTGGGAAACAAGACGTTCCGACTTTGGGGTATCCATGAGCCATCATGTAGCATCTGTCATTCTCATTGTGCTGTCTTACATTTTCAG GTTTGCCCGTGTAGGTTCAGTTGTTTTAGCTCTTCATGATGCTAACGATGTGTTTCTGGAGGTAGGGAAGATGTCCAAATACAGTGGTGCTGAAAGGACTGCTAGCGTTGCGTTTATTCTTTTTGTATTGTCTTGGATCATACTGCGACTCGTTTACTATCCATTCTGGATCCTTTGGAGTACAAG CTATGAAGTTCTCCTGACATTGGACATGGACAAACACTCTATAGATGGGCCAATTTATTACTATGTGTTCAATACTCTCCTATACAGCTTGCTTGTTATTCACATATTCTGGTGGGTCTTGATGTATCGGATGCTTGTTAAACAAATCCAAGCAAGAGGCGAGCTTAGTGACGATGTTCGGTCAG ATTCTGAAGGCGAAGAAGATGATCACGAAGATTAA
- the LOC126596762 gene encoding protein SOB FIVE-LIKE 3-like, translating into MESFQVVGGDAKKWSGSSESGWTMYIGSPTMRSESNEVYYNISDRKKGGGKINGKNCIVDRHDGESDDSMVSDASSGPSHREEVLLPRGIGGRNRSGGWRLRHADRDKKVTCRKEKKREDERLRVREKGEEEEEEEEELLHKADSAESQV; encoded by the coding sequence ATGGAGTCTTTCCAAGTTGTTGGAGGCGATGCGAAGAAATGGAGTGGGAGTAGCGAGTCTGGATGGACAATGTATATTGGCTCCCCCACCATGCGTAGCGAAAGTAATGAAGTTTACTACAATATCAGTGATCGTAAAAAAGGGGGTGGAAAAATCAATGGCAAGAACTGTATTGTTGATCGTCATGATGGTGAGAGTGATGACTCCATGGTTTCAGACGCCTCCTCCGGCCCAAGCCACCGTGAAGAAGTACTACTTCCACGTGGGATCGGCGGCAGAAATCGCAGCGGCGGATGGCGGCTCAGGCATGCAGATAGAGATAAGAAAGTGACTTGCagaaaggagaagaagagagaggatgAAAGATTAAGGGTCAGAGAAaagggggaggaggaggaggaggaggaggaggaattgCTGCACAAGGCAGATAGTGCTGAAAGTCAGGTGTGA
- the LOC126594923 gene encoding serotonin N-acetyltransferase 2, chloroplastic, which translates to MILRGTISAPLPCLRLRSTGAAPTPPQSLTPSRRSLTTNQYSISDQDLDTRGFNLHRTIAELNLDHLNKVFVAVGFPKRDPDKIRTALEHTDSLLWMEYRKTKRPVAFARATGDGVFNAIIWDVVVDPSFQGLGLGKAVMERLIEELVGKGICNIALYSEPRVLGFYRPLGFVADPDGIRGMVYSRKPKRRT; encoded by the coding sequence ATGATCTTACGTGGCACTATCTCCGCTCCCCTCCCCTGTCTCCGCCTCAGAAGCACCGGCGCCGCTCCCACTCCCCCGCAAAGCCTCACCCCGTCGCGCCGCTCCCTAACTACCAACCAATACTCAATCTCCGACCAAGACCTCGACACCCGGGGCTTCAACCTCCACCGCACGATCGCGGAGCTCAACCTGGACCACCTCAACAAGGTGTTCGTGGCCGTCGGGTTTCCGAAGCGGGACCCGGACAAGATCCGGACGGCGCTGGAGCACACGGACTCGCTGCTGTGGATGGAGTACAGGAAGACGAAGCGGCCGGTGGCGTTCGCGAGGGCGACGGGAGACGGCGTGTTCAACGCGATCATATGGGACGTGGTGGTGGACCCGTCGTTTCAGGGGCTGGGGCTGGGGAAGGCGGTGATGGAGAGGTTGATAGAGGAGCTGGTAGGGAAAGGGATATGTAATATTGCTTTGTATTCGGAACCCAGGGTTCTCGGGTTTTACAGGCCGTTGGGTTTTGTGGcggatccggatgggatccgGGGAATGGTGTATTCAAGAAAGCCCAAAAGAAGAACATGA